A genomic window from Pungitius pungitius chromosome 12, fPunPun2.1, whole genome shotgun sequence includes:
- the prr12b gene encoding proline-rich protein 12 — protein MERNYPAAGFGDLGAGAGWSYDRSAKASLVYGSSRSSHPDSELLHRQAYGSPHTLQGYSTNHHPGSVRQGGAWGAAGRTIGLSGLFDASLHHANYSGPDASVMNLISALESRGPQPQPSASSRLSQFRTPSWQTTMHTPAPAELFMSGALPGSSSFPSSSALSAYQHPGSFSGRSFTPSLSLQDAPTFSPTPNALLPPHDPLLHIKTPSQANLGFDRLLSTHSATYRGSQETPVSPQTQALPTSSNCHLPSPQFNLLSSQLHNQSSQLYNASMFSSTPALLPTAPLTPQPSSERAVSRQDSVIKHYQRTSPTQSTTLPPQQYVSCGGSSSYQQIASHHRHAGVSCSPLGEQTPSSDPKPPPRLESKIYRPIIQTPYASSSSSTSTPSSTGTKGPKNPSSNSAYSSSGSASSSSRTQHTPPSASSTSSSSSKTSSGSLPAPSCQQPPSQSAPVPPPQPVVSSNHVQQPAPKQCVSTYGSPPGAKSNTGLPDQTPTQQHAQSYSPGQPPSAHITQSYGGFNSPHGQDPSSGAGDSGGKAFTSTVSRGRSFSAEVVFGDSSFGSTPLRRAGSPSLRYGGSTVGGPVSGPTSLGSGVGSTGSGSGAVSVGNGGSSSYHLSESCPSPSINSTISRSGLHSPASVRPAQSPGSSGATKYLSSILSPSFMSSTQGFPDTQQTQSQSYHTTPPKPKTDTRMLGVQQSQNDEENEDDFLINHLLHAQSSTPHPSQLHPSPQQLPQPLSQARDVEGKGLAYNINKISEERYQLQSVIRTNNITSSSGAGLGMDDVTSGLNSQMEASQKKPQQAKSELTISKSSDGGVGGIPDSLSHSHNTHPHQQQHDSLGSEDHYGRGDPYIQHSHHTSHVSSHAQQHSQHPQNSRQTQHTQHSQHPHSHSHSRSHMELKKLTDDNAYLCNTSDVQQAQQSQVPLSLIDSPPDPPQQSHMLQSVLSHTTRTKMDPQQAPSQQHPLSQQTIMGSAGRVGPARVETHPQNQSSQLQLQLQTQSLDTHYSLAAQPRDQSRASQNSVSPLNMIDQSLSRTNSRGGGGALDRIGVGGTGTGGEGGSGDRHRQQHRHPPQHHTQQTASDLHDFLSEPDLGLATPSHVHHLNQAQAHTHNHAHHQPQAHSHHQMTHSQLVHSQSHRMTANMGTPQQQQRQQREPETLSHPQLDQLKQHQFDTVSSVDKVGHNQVQQQQQSFAPLTSICFPDSLLHDEDRSFFPEMEDMFCSAGYKSSCAEDSRGVQDAQESIGQGQEAMEALKSGGDGEGYDIVGHPSDQNYGQYCHSLPGTGNGSLHLDLDSMKTHELPSTVNTDQLGLIQSQTPNIALSSAVQGDGSVNKLMGAIGVGGSSNTTGLNSPIFCSSRPKKLLKTSSFHLLKQRREPQPQTKKNYAQEYEFEDDENKADVPADIRLNCRRLPDLLPDLVSSCRKVGGTSGVSALSPLMSDLDFCNPSSFASFGHPPQLLPHDGPKKRGRKPTKPKREGPPRPRGRPRIRPLPEPPYCRGLMGSVTGESRRGRGRGRGRGKREEVHVEMHQDMNKVQSLSYQQQQFSQQQQMQQHPHNHPRQQAEHHQAPQQPYPLHLQQQHIPCPNHQPHHQQQQHQRHHLQQHLQQSKQLQREPIRPIKIKLPVPTMSSSECLLRTDSLSSTEPVLSDGSVGSAPSLGLSPEPSVAMEINRNEDNQVQDKIMKHQQKTVEMTWKKDIDDPLNPEAWAAMQKLSSTDEKAFDFKPGFMASFLDFLKTGKKESGLEMGHDGGEQDSLNPCSSMKGGIRPLSTPPPPLSPTPPQQPPQTFSEGGQGDSGDLALSSCPSPCKPLDEELKGNLETLPSFSSDEEDSVGKNQDLQKSISSAISALYDTPHSLAAVMASAMAKALPNLSPPIQQEPPLTPPVPAMPSLIPSLEDGKEVLGYTRDHMQDKEEENFSPQSYVEKVDEIEAEHGAEEETGGSGETADNEQMRKPQTVQQGVVEEPEEEQEERISEMQLLEVPQVEDSPSEPTPAPPSPALSITPPTPPTYSSPSPLPLPSLSAPLQLPTQHDKEKTSQMFPPAEQQQSSYQPAPTGTSPPPSTSPPAIPSPPKLSLGQPIPPPSTTPPPSSSDQDQEAEADQPSPSSPTSSSPSSSSSPPPSPPTPEEAPASQRLTSLHLAKKQADAAIAGESEEEDSESGGEGIFRERDEFVVRSEDIGTLKMALQTGREPPPIWRVQKALLQKFSPEIKDGQRQFCATSNYLGYFGDAKMRYQRLYVKFLENVNKKDFVRVCSRKPWHRAGLALRRQSLPKQLPSTHNQTPPRVERDDKERQKERETREQRERDKEQREREHREKVKKEQKERERREKGEREHKDKEKREREQKERENMEREREDREHTGERERREKEQKEREKRDKERKDRERRERELKERERRNKEQRESEKQDRERQEREQKERERQKKERENTDKEREKSERECREKEREQKKQEHNEREQREREGGERENDQERQRVDEEKKRVMEEREGRDGTAGVTRLKEERRGGEKKMDCRPRAKTSKDKAEPPPKKRKKWMKEVPSSSSSSDSSRPSDDEGPVRGGVNSRAMREVFRSYVEMLVSTALDPDMIQALEDTDDELYLPPMRKIDSLLGEQKKRLLRRVNMSVQHQEALHIFPKMMADPLDSGAVKVHLGGEGYNRKTLNRVKRSIPKQQDIRLSIESGRMYSLYHSLHHYKYHTFLHCKKETDSIEQAAEDPGQEEVVQQCMANQGWLESLFNSFMELLNLSAKA, from the exons ATGGAGAGGAACTATCCCGCTGCAGGCTTCGGGGATCTAGGGGCCGGGGCGGGATGGAGTTACGACCGATCGGCCAAAGCAAG CCTCGTCTATGGCAGCTCAAGGTCGTCCCACCCAGACTCAGAGCTGCTCCATCGGCAAGCCTATGGCAGTCCTCACACCCTCCAAGGCTATTCAACCAACCACCACCCAGGAAGCGTCAGGCAGGGGGGGGCCTGGGGTGCTGCTGGACGCACAATTG GCCTGTCGGGGCTATTTGATGCCAGCCTCCACCATGCCAATTACTCTGGACCGGACGCCTCGGTCATGAATCTGATATCAGCTCTGGAGTCGCGGGGTCCACAGCCGCAACCCTCTGcttcctcccgtctctctcAGTTTCGTACTCCTTCTTGGCAGACTA CAATGCACACACCGGCCCCAGCGGAGCTCTTTATGTCAGGTGCACTTCCTGGTTCCAGCTCCTTTCCCTCGTCCTCAGCCCTTTCTGCATACCAGCATCCTGGCTCCTTCTCTGGACGATCTTTTACTCCCTCCCTATCCCTGCAGGACGCACCTACATTCAGCCCGACACCCAACGCTTTGCTACCCCCCCATGATCCCTTGCTGCACATCAAAACACCCTCCCAGGCCAATTTGGGCTTTGATCGCTTGCTGTCTACTCACAGTGCCACCTACCGGGGCTCCCAGGAGACCCCTGTCTCTCCTCAAACCCAAGCCCTTCCCACCTCCTCCAATTGCCACCTACCCTCTCCTCAATTCAACCTGTTGTCCTCCCAGCTCCACAACCAGTCATCCCAGCTATATAATGCCTCCATGTTCTCTTCTACACCAGCTTTGCTGCCCACGGCTCCCCTTACACCACAGCCTTCTTCAGAAAGGGCAGTTTCACGGCAGGATAGTGTGATCAAGCATTACCAACGGACATCCCCAACCCAGTCTACAACACTTCCCCCACAGCAATATGTCAGCTGTGGTGGATCATCAAGCTATCAGCAGATAGCCAGCCACCACCGGCATGCTGGAGTGTCCTGCAGTCCCCTTGGGGAGCAAACCCCATCCTCGGACCCCAAGCCCCCACCAAGGCTGGAATCCAAGATATATCGACCTATCATCCAAACCCCCTatgcatcctcctcctccagcacatcAACCCCTTCCTCAACTGGTACTAAGGGACCCAAGAATCCCAGCTCAAATAGTGCTTACTCTTCTTCGGGCTCAGCTTCATCCTCTTCTCGTACCCAACATACTCCCCCATCAgcttcctccacttcctcttccaGCTCCAAGACCAGCTCTGGCTCCTTGCCTGCTCCCTCGTGTCAGCAGCCTCCATCTCAGTCAGCACCAGTTCCACCACCTCAACCAGTGGTGTCATCCAACCATGTTCAGCAGCCAGCACCCAAACAATGTGTCTCCACCTATGGCTCTCCTCCAGGGGCCAAATCCAATACAGGCCTACCAGACCAGACCCCTACCCAGCAACATGCACAATCGTACTCTCCTGGCCAGCCTCCTTCTGCACACATAACCCAGTCTTATGGAGGCTTTAACTCACCCCACGGACAAGATCCGAGCTCTGGAGCAGGGGATTCTGGAGGCAAGGCCTTCACCAGTACAGTTTCAAGAGGACGGTCCTTTTCTGCAGAGGTAGTCTTTGGAGATTCCAGCTTTGGTTCAACTCCTCTCAGAAGAGCAGGCAGTCCTTCCTTACGGTATGGAGGATCAACAGTAGGTGGACCAGTATCAGGACCTACTTCACTTGGCAGTGGCGTTGGATCTACAGGGTCAGGGAGTGGGGCTGTTAGCGTTGGTAATGGAGGCAGCAGCTCTTACCACCTGTCTGAGTCTTGCCCGTCACCCTCCATCAATTCTACTATCAGTCGCTCTGGATTGCACTCTCCTGCGTCTGTCCGCCCCGCACAGTCCCCTGGCAGCTCAGGGGCCACCAAATACTTGTCCTCCATCCTCTCGCCTTCTTTTATGTCCTCAACACAAGGTTTCCCTGATACACAGCAAACACAGAGCCAATCCTACCACACAACACCACCCAAGCCAAAAACGGACACCAGAATGTTGGGAGTTCAGCAATCCCAAAATGATGAAGAGAATGAGGATGATTTCCTCATCAACCATTTACTACATGCCCAGAGCTCCACTCCCCATCCTTCCCAACTTCACCCATCTCCTCAGCAGCTACCACAGCCGCTCTCACAAGCTAGAGATGTGGAAGGCAAGGGGTTGGCCTATAACATAAACAAGATCTCAGAAGAGCGCTACCAGCTTCAGAGTGTCATTCGTACCAATAACATCACTAGCAGTTCAGGTGCTGGACTGGGAATGGATGACGTTACGAGTGGCTTAAACAGCCAAATGGAAGCATCACAGAAGAAACCGCAACAGGCAAAATCAGAGTTAACCATATCAAAGTCCAGTGATGGAGGAGTAGGAGGGATCCCTGACTCTCTTTCCCACTCTCATAATACCCACCCCCATCAACAACAGCATGACTCCCTGGGCTCTGAGGACCATTACGGAAGAGGGGACCCCTACATACAACATTCCCATCACACCTCACATGTTTCATCACACGCTCAGCAACACTCTCAGCATCCCCAAAACTCTCGGCAAACTCAACACACCCAGCACTCACAACATCCTCATTCCCACTCCCACAGCCGCTCTCACATGGAGCTGAAGAAGCTTACAGATGACAATGCCTACTTGTGCAACACATCGGATGTACAGCAGGCCCAACAAAGCCAGGTCCCGCTTTCCCTGATAGATTCACCGCCAGACCCTCCCCAGCAAAGTCACATGCTGCAATCTGTCCTTTCACATACAACACGCACGAAGATGGACCCCCAGCAAGCTCCTTCGCAGCAGCATCCTTTGAGCCAGCAGACTATAATGGGTTCAGCTGGAAGAGTAGGGCCCGCAAGAGTTGAAACCCATCCACAAAACCAGTCCTCACAGTTGCAACTCCAGCTCCAGACCCAGAGTTTAGATACACACTACAGCCTTGCAGCGCAGCCAAGAGACCAATCCAGAGCCAGTCAGAACTCAGTTTCCCCACTAAACATGATAGACCAATCTCTTTCCCGAACAAACAGtcgaggtggtggaggagcccTGGACAGAATAGGAGTTGGAGGGACGGGtacaggaggggagggaggaagtggagaCAGACATAGACAGCAGCACAGGCATCCCCCTCAACACCATACCCAACAAACAGCCTCAGATCTCCATGACTTTCTCTCTGAACCAGATTTGGGATTGGCCACCCCCTCACACGTGCACCACCTCAACCAGGCTCAGGCTCATACCCACAACCATGCCCACCATCAACCGCAAGCACACTCTCACCATCAGATGACACACTCTCAGTTAGTTCACTCACAGTCCCACAGAATGACAGCAAATATGGGAACTCCGCAACAACAGCAGCGGCAGCAAAGGGAGCCAGAAACTCTGTCACACCCCCAGCTAGACCAGCTCAAACAGCACCAGTTTGACACAGTCAGCTCAGTGGATAAAGTAGGACATAATCAAgttcagcagcaacagcagagcTTTGCGCCTCTCACGTCAATCTGCTTTCCAGACTCTCTCTTACACGACGAAGACCGCTCATTCTTTCCTGAAATGGAGGACATGTTTTGTTCGGCGGGTTACAAATCAAGCTGTGCTGAGGATTCTCGGGGAGTACAGGATGCTCAAGAAAGCATTGGCCAGGGTCAAGAAGCTATGGAGGCCTTAAAatcaggaggtgatggagagggcTATGATATTGTTGGTCATCCGAGTGATCAAAACTATGGACAGTATTGCCACAGCCTTCCAGGAACAGGGAATGGCAGTCTACACTTAGACCTTGACTCTATGAAGACCCATGAGCTTCCCTCTACGGTGAACACTGATCAGCTAGGCCTCATTCAATCCCAAACACCCAATATTGCGTTGAGTTCAGCAGTTCAAGGGGATGGCTCAGTAAACAAGCTGATGGGAGCTATAGGAGTGGGTGGCAGTTCAAATACAACTGGTCTGAACTCCCCTATATTCTGTTCCTCTAGACCGAAGAAACTGTTGAAGACCAGCTCATTTCACTTGCTCAAACAGCGGCGTGAGCCACaacctcaaacaaagaaaaactatGCGCAGGAGTATGAATTTGAGGACGATGAGAATAAAGCAGATGTTCCAGCTGATATTCGCCTTAACTGTCGACGCCTTCCTGACCTGCTTCCTGACTTGGTGTCTAGTTGTAGGAAGGTTGGTGGCACATCAGGAGTAAGTGCGCTCAGCCCACTGATGAGTGACCTGGACTTCTGCAACCCCTCCAGCTTTGCATCCTTTGGACATCCTCCACAACTCCTCCCACATGATGGCCCTAAAAAAAGGGGTAGGAAACCAACTAAACCAAAACGTGAAGGCCCTCCTCGCCCACGAGGTAGACCACGGATACGTCCTCTTCCAGAGCCTCCTTACTGCAGGGGTCTGATGGGATCAGTGACTGGAGAAAGTAGAAGGGGTCGGGGGCGGGGACGAGGGCGAGGCAAGAGGGAGGAAGTGCATGTTGAAATGCATCAAGATATGAACAAGGTTCAAAGCCTCTCatatcagcagcagcagttcagtCAACAACAGCAAATGCAACAGCATCCACACAACCATCCCAGGCAGCAGGCAGAGCATCACCAAGCACCACAACAACCGTATCCCCTgcaccttcagcagcagcatATCCCCTGTCCTAACCACCAACCACAtcatcaacagcagcaacatcaaAGGCATCATCTTCAACAACACCTACAACAATCCAAGCAGCTGCAGCGAGAACCAATCAGACCTATCAAG ATCAAACTGCCCGTTCCCACCATGTCTTCATCGGAATGCCTGTTGCGGACAGACTCGCTCTCCAGCACTGAGCCAGTTCTGTCTGACGGATCTGTGGGCTCGGCACCCTCTCTGGGACTGAGTCCTGAACCcagtgttgccatggaaatCAACAGAAACGAGGACAACCAGGTTCAAGACAAGATAATGAAGCATCAGCAGAAAACTGTAGAG ATGACGTGGAAGAAAGACATTGACGATCCTCTGAATCCTGAAGCCTGGGCTGCTATGCAGAAGCTCAGTTCA ACTGATGAGAAGGCTTTTGACTTCAAACCTGGCTTTATGGCGTCTTTTTTGGACTTCCTGAAGACAGGCAAAAAAGAGTCAGGCCTTGAAATGGGACATGATGGAGGTGAGCAGGATTCACTAAACCCCTGTTCCTCTATGAAGGGAGGGATACGGCCCTTatccactcctcctccccccctatcACCAACTCCTCCACAGCAGCCTCCACAAACATTCAGCGAGGGAGGCCAGGGCGACAGTGGAGACCTGGCTCTCAGCAGCTGCCCGAGTCCCTGCAAGCCACTGGACGAGGAGCTGAAAGGAAACCTGGAGAcgctcccctccttctcctctgatgAGGAGGACTCAGTTGGTAAAAACCAGGACCTGCAGAAGAGCATCTCATCCGCCATCTCTGCCCTTTATGACACCCCCCACTCGTTAGCTGCTGTCATGGCTTCTGCCATGGCCAAGGCTTTACCCAACCTGTCCCCGCCTATCCAACAAGAGCCGCCGCTCACCCCCCCGGTCCCCGCCATGCCTTCCCTCATCCCCAGTTTGGAGGATGGAAAAGAGGTCCTGGGTTACACACGGGATCACATGCAGGACAAGGAAGAGGAAAACTTCTCCCCACAGTCATATGTAGAAAAGGTGGATGAAATAGAGGCTGAGCATGGAGCGGAAGAGGAAACGGGGGGAAGTGGGGAGACTGCAGACAATGAACAAATGAGAAAGCCACAGACTGTGCAGCAGGGAGTCGTGGAAGAGCCGGAGGAAGAGCAAGAGGAGAGGATATCTGAAATGCAGCTTTTGGAGGTCCCTCAAGTTGAAG attcTCCATCAGAACCAACGCCTGCACCTCCATCCCCAGCACTGTCCATCACCCCCCCAACTCCACCAACATACTCTTCACCTTCACCCCTGCCTCTCCCAAGTCTCTCCGCACCCTTGCAACTCCCGACACAGCATGACAAAGAGAAAACCAGTCAAATGTTTCCTcctgctgagcagcagcagtcctCCTACCAACCGGCTCCAACTggcacctcccctcccccatcgACCTCCCCTCCAGCTATCCCATCCCCACCCAAACTTTCCCTGGGCCAGCCCATTCCGCCTCCATCCACCacacctcctccatcctcctctgatcaggaccaggaagcagaAGCTGACCAGccttccccctcctcacccacctcttcctcaccctcttcatcatcctctccaccaccatcacctccaACCCCGGAAGAGGCCCCAGCATCTCAGCGTCTTACCTCCCTCCACCTGGCAAAGAAGCAGGCTGACGCCGCCATCGCTGGGGAGAGCGAAGAGGAGGACAGTGAGAGTGGAGGGGAGGGAATCTTCCGCGAACGGGACGAGTTTGTGGTTCGATCTGAGGACATCGGGACGCTTAAG ATGGCCTTGCAGACAGGCCGGGAGCCCCCGCCCATCTGGAGGGTTCAGAAAGCCTTGCTCCAGAAATTCAGCCCAGAGATCAAAGATGGTCAGAGGCAGTTCTGTGCAACCAGTAAC TATCTGGGTTACTTTGGTGATGCCAAAATGCGCTACCAGCGCTTGTATGTGAAGTTCTTGGAGAATGTCAACAAAAAAGATTTTGTCAGGGTGTGTTCTCGGAAGCCGTGGCACCGAGCCGGTCTCGCTCTGAG ACGCCAGTCGCTGCCTAAACAGCTGCCCTCCACTCACAACCAAACCCCACCTCGGGTGGAAAGAGACGAcaaggagagacagaaagagagggagacgagggagcagcgagaaagagacaaagagcaaagagagagggagcacaGGGAGAAGGTGAAAAaggaacagaaggagagagagaggagagagaagggggagagagaacaCAAAGACAAGGAGAAACGGGAGAGggagcagaaagaaagagagaacatggagagggaaagagaggacaGGGAGCatacaggagagagagaaagaagggagaaggagcagaaagaaagggagaaaagagacaaagagcgaaaagacagagagagaagggagagagagctgaaagagagggagaggaggaataaggagcagagagagagcgaaaaaCAGGACAGGGAGAGACAGGAGAGGGAgcaaaaagaaagggagagacagaaaaaagagagggagaacacggacaaagagagggaaaagagtGAGAGGGAGtgtagagaaaaagagagggagcagaaaaaacaagaacacaatgagagggagcagagagaaagggagggaggagagagagaaaatgaccaAGAGAGACAACGGGTtgatgaggaaaagaaaagggtgaTGGAGGAGCGAGAGGGGAGAGATGGCACAGCAGGGGTTACaaggttgaaggaggagaggagaggaggagaaaagaagatggATTGTCGGCCTAGAGCCAAGACTTCGAAAGACAAAGCTGAGCCTCCTcccaagaagaggaagaagtggaTGAAGGAGGtgccatcctcttcctcttcgtctgACTCCTCCCGACCCAGCGAtgatgaag GACCGGTGCGAGGGGGAGTCAACAGTCGGGCCATGAGGGAGGTCTTCAGGAGCTACGTGGAGATGCTGGTCAGCACAGCGCTGGACCCTGACATGATCCAAGCGCTGGAGGACACTGATG ACGAGTTGTACCTGCCCCCCATGAGGAAAATTGATAGCCTGCTGGGTGAACAGAAGAAGCGTTTGTTGAGGAGAGTCAACATGAGTGTTCAGCACCAG GAGGCTTTGCATATATTCCCCAAAATGATGGCGGACCCCCTGGATTCTGGAGCTGTCAAAGTTCACTTGGGTGGAGAGGGGTACAACCGCAAAACACTCAACCGGGTCAAGAGGAGTATTCCTAAGCAACAG gATATAAGGCTGTCAATCGAGAGTGGCCGGATGTACAGTCTGTATCATTCCCTCCACCACTATAAGTACCACACCTTCCTGCACTGCAAGAAAGAG ACGGACAGCATCGAGCAGGCGGCCGAGGACCCCgggcaggaggaggtggtgcagcAGTGCATGGCCAACCAGGGCTGGCTGGAGAGCCTCTTTAACTCCTTCATGGAGCTGCTGAACCTCAGTGCCAAGGCCTGA
- the prrg2 gene encoding transmembrane gamma-carboxyglutamic acid protein 2: MAAWSARWIAVLSLLQLSHGAVHSRHAADPVVVGHQSANSFLSRSLLYNSWDFELVVPGNLERECQEEVCSYEEAREVFEDDTDTKAFWTNYVNSHGNAPRVDVSGLVAGIVAFLVSAGIATVLGIYCYKNKKKSGPRSARAPVMMAADGHPAPETVPLAGILLPPALPSYSEALHRSGQHDAPPPPYSGGAPSEPADPGDNA; this comes from the exons ATGGCCGCCTGGTCAGCGCGGTGGATCGCGGTGCTGTCCCTGCTGCAGCTGTCCCACGGCGCAGTCCACTCCAGACACGCTGCAG ATCCAGTGGTGGTGGGGCATCAATCCGCCAACTCCTTCCTGTCCCGCTCACTGCTCTACAACAGCTGGGACTTTGAGCTGGTGGTGCCCGGTAATCTGGAGAGGGAGTGTCAGGAGGAGGTTTGCAGCTATGAGGAGGCCCGAGAGGTGTTCGAGGACGACACCGACACG AAAGCCTTTTGGACCAACTACGTGAACAGTCACG GGAATGCCCCCAGAGTGGATGTGTCTGGGCTGGTGGCAGGGATTGTGGCTTTCCTGGTGTCTGCTGGGATTGCCACTGTGCTGGGAATCTACTGctacaaaaacaagaagaaaagtgGACCGCGGTCGGCCCG AGCTCCGGTGATGATGGCGGCAGATGGGCACCCCGCCCCAGAGACGGTACCCTTGGCTGGGATCCTCCTCCCTCCGGCTCTACCCAGCTACAGCGAGGCGCTGCACCGTAGCGGACAACACGATGCCCCACCACCTCCTTATTCAGG GGGGGCGCCATCGGAGCCTGCTGATCCCGGAGACAACGCATGA